One Leptospira barantonii genomic window, TGAGTTTGTTTATCCACCAACTCTTTAAACGTATCCATCGTATCTTCCAAAATCGCTTTTAGTTTTTCCTGATTGAGAGACATTTCGAGTTTTCTCTTTCTCTCTTCCAGCTCCGTCTTGCGTGTGGAACCGACGCCCTTCTCTTCTTCGAGGTCGGCCTTTGTTTCAAAGGTTTGAAGTTCGGATTCGATTCTACGGATTTCGGAAAGAATTTCTTTTTCCTTATCTTCCAAGTTTACTTTGGAAGCGTCGGACTTTTCTTCTTTTTTCAGAGATTCTTTTTCTTTTGCAGAATCGTCTTGTGAAGAGATTTCGTTTTTACGGGGAGAATCTTCCGATTTTTTTACGGTGGTCGCTTGTGTTTCACCGGAAACCGCAACGAGTTTTCCGTTTCGAAATTCGTAATGGATCTTCATATCCAAAGAACGAATTTCGGCGCTGTCTCGCATCGCTTCGGAACGAAACTCGGCGACATGACCCAGTTCATGAGAGATCACATGAAGGACCGACGTGGACGCGGGAGAACTCTCCAATTGTCCATGGCCTATGTAATGCAAAGATTCATCTCGGGGTATTCCGAGTTGAGTTCTATGTTCTCCGCCGATTCTCATTCTAATACTAGTGTCGGCTTGTACATACCTAAGTTAAGCGGAGGTATATAAAATATTTCTAAAATCGATTGAATTCTTTGATAAAAAGAAAAGAAGAAATTATAAGAAGTCGTTTCAATCCGCCGAAGCGATCTTATTCAAAATTTCAACAATCGCCGCATCCGATAAATCGTGAAACACAAGCCCATACTTATATTTCTCCTGAATCAAATCTCTTCGGATAATATCCGCTTCGATTTCGACGGAAAGCATAGGCGACATAAATTTCACGCGTTCACCTAAGAGAATTTCTTCTCTCGAACTGATCGAAGCTCCGATCATACTGATATCTTCGAGATTTCCCAAAATCTCATTCTTACCAAGAACCATCTTCACTAGGTTGTTCTTCCGAAATCGTTTATAAAAACGTTTATCCGCAAGATTGTCGCTAGCAGTTTTTTTTTGTTGTCCCATCTCTGTGTGCATAGCCGATCCAGCATAACTCAAATCGATTGAATTAAAAGAAAATTTTTTAGAAAGCGAAGAATATGAATCTTCAAATTCTTTTTAGAAGAATTCTTAAAGGAGAATCGATCTTAAAAAATTTAGAAATCTTAGAGAGAAAACGAATCGTTTTCACGTCCGAGCAAAACTTCCATTTTTGTGGAAGCGCCGGCCTCTTGTTGAAAGATTCTAAGAATATCTTCGTCTTTATGATCCGGCTCGTGATGTGTTAGCACCAACCGATCGACTCCCAATATTTCTCCGCAACGAACCGCGACTTTACCCGAGGTATGTCCCCAACCCACTTTTTTTTCGGCTTCTTCGGAACTGTACTGAGCGTCGATGATCAGCATGTCCGTTTTTCCGAACGAATTTTTGAGATCGGAGAACTCGTCCAGATCAGGCTCTTGAACCTCTACGTCAGTGCAAAACAAAAAACTTTTGCCGCTCTCTTCGAATCTGAATCCGGTGCAGTTGCCCGGATGTCTTAGAAGAAACGGAGTCACTTTGACCGAACCGATTTGAGTGCTTTGGTTTTTTTCAAGAAAATGGAACGTCTTTGTGGACATCATTCCCGAAAGAGGAAGCGGAAAATTTTCCTCGTTTTGTTGTCTTTCGAATCGTTCCTGCAGGTTCGGGATGGTAGAATAAAAATGGATATCAACTCCGGGAAAATAAGCGGGTTTAAAAAACATCCAACCCTGAATATGATCCCAGTGTGTATGAGTGATCAGAATGTGGATGGAATCCCCGGGTTTAAGACCTTCGCTCAGAAGATCGTTTCCGAGTTGTCTGATTCCGGATCCGCAATCAATGACGTATCGTTCTCCGGATTGGGCTTGTATATAGACACAAGTGGTATTTCCGCCGACTGTTCGTGAAAGAGACGGATCTAAGGAGTTTAAGAATTCTTCCTCTGAAAACTGCCCGTTTTGCCGTTTGATTTCGGAATGAGCCGCTTTCAGAATTTTGAGAATTTTCTCCCGATATTCCGATTCGCTCAGTGGTGTGGGGAGTGAGCCCCTTACGCCGTATAGTTTTACTTTCACTGTATTATATTAGACAAACAAAATGTGTAAAATTCTCTGACGATAAACCATGATCCAAGAACTCGAACAGAAACTTTGGTCGATCGCAGGCGGTATTCCTTTCGCTTCGGATTATTTTTTGCAAGCTAGCCCTGTAAGGAAACTGAAAAAAGAAAATTTATTCTCAAAAGAGTTCGAGACATATTTTTTAGAGCTTGGTTCGGGTTGGGGAGAAGTCGCGATCGCGATGGCTCGTCAAAGACCGAAGACCGGATTCGTGTTGATGGAAAAAAAATTCGATCGAATCCGCCACACGATACGCGGAATCGAAAAACATTCTCTCGATAACGTTAAGATTCTTTGCGTAAACTTCAATTGGTTTCTGGAAGACATCTTCGAAGAAGAAGCTTTCGGCGAAATTCTTTTGAACTTTCCAGATCCTTGGCCCAAAAGAAGACATCATAAGAATCGAACGATGAACTCCAAGTTCTTGGAATCGCTTAGAATCCTTTTACCGGAAGGAGGCAAATTCTCCTTTGCAACCGATTACGGTCCTTATGCAAGAAAGGCGATTCGTTTATTCAGAGATTCGGAAGTATTTAAACCGGAAACGGTGGAACTTAGATTGGAAAGAAGCGAAATTCCCGTTTCTCACTTCGAGAGAAAGAAACGGGAAGAAGGCAAAAGAATCTATTACATCGATCAGATTCTTTCTAAGAAATAAATTTACTCAACGATAAACCAAGGAATAAATCTTTCCATCCTCGTCTTTGAGAGGATAAGACCAGATCGGTTTTCCGTCGATTCCGTATCGGATCGCCTTTCCCGATTTGAAAAGAACGATCCCGTCGTCTTTTTTACCCGGAAGAATTCCTTCGATGTCCGAAGCCTCGACCGTAAAAGAACTTACCTTCAAAGAACCCGACTCGACACGATAGACCGTCTTGCCGGCGTGAAACCAAAGATAAGGAGAACGAACCACGAATTGTGAAGCCGATTCGTTCGGTAAATCGATGGAAGAGGATTTGTCATTGTCGATGGAAACGATTTTCTTTCCGGAAAGAAAGAAGATTCCCGTTTCGTAAGAACCCAAGTATCTAAGATCTCCGCTTCCCTTCTGTGAAATCTTTTTAGCGTTTAAGTCCTTTAGAGAAGCATCATATACTTGCGCTTGAATTCCGTCTTTTTGAGCGACCGAAAGTAAAACTCCCGATTTGACTCCGGACCAGAACGAACCTTCGAAAGCGATCGAACCGTTCAATTCAAGTTGATCCGAATAGCTGTAGATCTTCGAGTTTTTTCCGGCCGCGATTTCTACGAGAATGTTCTCTCCGGATAAGTTCGCCTTTTTGACTTCTCCGGACGGAAGTTTGATTTCTCTCAATATGATTCCGGTTTTTAAGTCCATCACTTCGAGTTTCTTTTCCGAAACTCCGATCAAACGTTTATCCGCCAGTAAAAACTTGTAAGGAACCGAAGTTTGAATTCTCCAGTGACGAACGCCTCGATCCTTATCCAAAGACTCGACGCTCGTTCCGTAATTCAATATTACGGAATTGTTAATTAGCACCGGAACTCCGATCAGCTTTCCTCTGCTTTGATACGACTGGAGAAT contains:
- a CDS encoding PilZ domain-containing protein, with product MHTEMGQQKKTASDNLADKRFYKRFRKNNLVKMVLGKNEILGNLEDISMIGASISSREEILLGERVKFMSPMLSVEIEADIIRRDLIQEKYKYGLVFHDLSDAAIVEILNKIASAD
- a CDS encoding MBL fold metallo-hydrolase, which produces MKVKLYGVRGSLPTPLSESEYREKILKILKAAHSEIKRQNGQFSEEEFLNSLDPSLSRTVGGNTTCVYIQAQSGERYVIDCGSGIRQLGNDLLSEGLKPGDSIHILITHTHWDHIQGWMFFKPAYFPGVDIHFYSTIPNLQERFERQQNEENFPLPLSGMMSTKTFHFLEKNQSTQIGSVKVTPFLLRHPGNCTGFRFEESGKSFLFCTDVEVQEPDLDEFSDLKNSFGKTDMLIIDAQYSSEEAEKKVGWGHTSGKVAVRCGEILGVDRLVLTHHEPDHKDEDILRIFQQEAGASTKMEVLLGRENDSFSL
- the trmB gene encoding tRNA (guanine(46)-N(7))-methyltransferase TrmB; protein product: MIQELEQKLWSIAGGIPFASDYFLQASPVRKLKKENLFSKEFETYFLELGSGWGEVAIAMARQRPKTGFVLMEKKFDRIRHTIRGIEKHSLDNVKILCVNFNWFLEDIFEEEAFGEILLNFPDPWPKRRHHKNRTMNSKFLESLRILLPEGGKFSFATDYGPYARKAIRLFRDSEVFKPETVELRLERSEIPVSHFERKKREEGKRIYYIDQILSKK